The proteins below are encoded in one region of Belonocnema kinseyi isolate 2016_QV_RU_SX_M_011 chromosome 5, B_treatae_v1, whole genome shotgun sequence:
- the LOC117173505 gene encoding RNA-binding protein Nova-1 isoform X2 — translation MAADTGMETCPSPEIADSRKRPLDCDVENGATKRSHYGSGGDGTYHLKVLVPGVAAGAIIGKGGETIAQLQKDTGARVKMSKSHDFYPGTTERVCLITGSVDAIMSCMDFIMEKIREKPDLTTKTTVDFDTGKATAERDKQVKILVPNSTAGMIIGKAGNYIKQIKEESGSYVQISQKAKDLSLQERCITVIGEKENNRNALLMILAKVADDPQSGTCLNVSYADVSGPVANYNPTGSPYAQAPTSTPTYTSTAGINTVSLLNGAGLSLNLNLGAAITTGNAPVTTQLLEHIKLNLRTTGFTEPAVTEILTAIATLAKYNILGMGIGMPSGINYLGTPMDSTTTANGSNNNGGVFGPIGTVPALGSTSPTPRNTLDRFEPFDPFRQNNTASAIHLNNNSFGLGTNQLSLRSGLFVFP, via the exons GAGGAGATGGCACATATCACCTCAAAGTATTGGTTCCGGGGGTGGCTGCTGGAGCCATCATTGGAAAAGGAGGCGAAACGATTGCTCAACTACAAAAAGATACGGGGGCTAGAGTCAAGATGTCCAAATCCCACGACTTTTATCCTG GAACCACGGAAAGAGTGTGTTTAATCACTGGCAGCGTTGACGCGATAATGTCCTGCATGGACTTTATTATGGAAAAGATTCGTGAGAAGCCTGACCTCACGACAAAAACGACAGTTGATTTCGACACTGGAAAAGCTACGGCGGAAAGAGACAAGCAG GTGAAGATTTTAGTGCCCAACAGTACGGCGGGGATGATAATAGGAAAGGCTGGAAATTATATTAAACAGATTAAGGAAGAATCGGGTTCTTACGTACAGATAAGTCAAAAGGCAAAAGATTTGTCCCTGCAAGAACGATGCATCACAGTTATTGGCGAGAAGGAAAATAATCGCAATGCTTTGCTGATGATCCTGGCAAAAGTAGCTGACGATCCACAAAGTGGAACTTGTCTTAATGTTAGTTATGCAGACGTCAGTGGTCCTGTAGCCAATTACAATCCAACCGGAAGTCCTTACGCTCAAGCCCCCACGAGCACTCCAACCTATACCTCCACAGCTGGTATAAACACag TGAGCCTTCTGAATGGCGCCGGTCTTAGCCTGAATTTGAACCTGGGCGCAGCCATAACAACAGGAAATGCGCCAGTGACGACGCAGTTGCTGGAGCATATAAAGCTGAATTTGCGAACGACCGGGTTCACCGAACCGGCTGTGACCGAGATTTTAACCGCAATAGCCACTCTCGCCAAGTACAATATCCTCGGGATGGGCATCGGAATGCCATCCGGCATCAACTACCTCGGAACCCCAATGGACAGTACTACAACTGCCAATGGATCCAACAACAATGGTGGCGTCTTTGGACCGATTGGGACGGTACCAGCTCTTGGCTCGACCTCGCCCACTCCTCGCAACACTCTCGACCGATTTGAGCCATTTGATCCGTTCCGGCAGAACAACACAGCCAGTGCCATCCACCTGAACAACAATTCATTCGGCCTCGGCACAAACCAGTTATCACTC cgATCTGGACTCTTCGTTTTCCCATGA
- the LOC117173505 gene encoding RNA-binding protein Nova-1 isoform X5, with protein sequence MDRVGTGGDGTYHLKVLVPGVAAGAIIGKGGETIAQLQKDTGARVKMSKSHDFYPGTTERVCLITGSVDAIMSCMDFIMEKIREKPDLTTKTTVDFDTGKATAERDKQVKILVPNSTAGMIIGKAGNYIKQIKEESGSYVQISQKAKDLSLQERCITVIGEKENNRNALLMILAKVADDPQSGTCLNVSYADVSGPVANYNPTGSPYAQAPTSTPTYTSTAGINTVSLLNGAGLSLNLNLGAAITTGNAPVTTQLLEHIKLNLRTTGFTEPAVTEILTAIATLAKYNILGMGIGMPSGINYLGTPMDSTTTANGSNNNGGVFGPIGTVPALGSTSPTPRNTLDRFEPFDPFRQNNTASAIHLNNNSFGLGTNQLSLRSGLFVFP encoded by the exons GAGGAGATGGCACATATCACCTCAAAGTATTGGTTCCGGGGGTGGCTGCTGGAGCCATCATTGGAAAAGGAGGCGAAACGATTGCTCAACTACAAAAAGATACGGGGGCTAGAGTCAAGATGTCCAAATCCCACGACTTTTATCCTG GAACCACGGAAAGAGTGTGTTTAATCACTGGCAGCGTTGACGCGATAATGTCCTGCATGGACTTTATTATGGAAAAGATTCGTGAGAAGCCTGACCTCACGACAAAAACGACAGTTGATTTCGACACTGGAAAAGCTACGGCGGAAAGAGACAAGCAG GTGAAGATTTTAGTGCCCAACAGTACGGCGGGGATGATAATAGGAAAGGCTGGAAATTATATTAAACAGATTAAGGAAGAATCGGGTTCTTACGTACAGATAAGTCAAAAGGCAAAAGATTTGTCCCTGCAAGAACGATGCATCACAGTTATTGGCGAGAAGGAAAATAATCGCAATGCTTTGCTGATGATCCTGGCAAAAGTAGCTGACGATCCACAAAGTGGAACTTGTCTTAATGTTAGTTATGCAGACGTCAGTGGTCCTGTAGCCAATTACAATCCAACCGGAAGTCCTTACGCTCAAGCCCCCACGAGCACTCCAACCTATACCTCCACAGCTGGTATAAACACag TGAGCCTTCTGAATGGCGCCGGTCTTAGCCTGAATTTGAACCTGGGCGCAGCCATAACAACAGGAAATGCGCCAGTGACGACGCAGTTGCTGGAGCATATAAAGCTGAATTTGCGAACGACCGGGTTCACCGAACCGGCTGTGACCGAGATTTTAACCGCAATAGCCACTCTCGCCAAGTACAATATCCTCGGGATGGGCATCGGAATGCCATCCGGCATCAACTACCTCGGAACCCCAATGGACAGTACTACAACTGCCAATGGATCCAACAACAATGGTGGCGTCTTTGGACCGATTGGGACGGTACCAGCTCTTGGCTCGACCTCGCCCACTCCTCGCAACACTCTCGACCGATTTGAGCCATTTGATCCGTTCCGGCAGAACAACACAGCCAGTGCCATCCACCTGAACAACAATTCATTCGGCCTCGGCACAAACCAGTTATCACTC cgATCTGGACTCTTCGTTTTCCCATGA
- the LOC117173505 gene encoding RNA-binding protein Nova-1 isoform X3 — MAADTGMETCPSPEIADSRKRPLDCDVENGATKRSHYGSGGDGTYHLKVLVPGVAAGAIIGKGGETIAQLQKDTGARVKMSKSHDFYPGTTERVCLITGSVDAIMSCMDFIMEKIREKPDLTTKTTVDFDTGKATAERDKQVKILVPNSTAGMIIGKAGNYIKQIKEESGSYVQISQKAKDLSLQERCITVIGEKENNRNALLMILAKVADDPQSGTCLNVSYADVSGPVANYNPTGSPYAQAPTSTPTYTSTAGINTVSLLNGAGLSLNLNLGAAITTGNAPVTTQLLEHIKLNLRTTGFTEPAVTEILTAIATLAKYNILGMGIGMPSGINYLGTPMDSTTTANGSNNNGGVFGPIGTVPALGSTSPTPRNTLDRFEPFDPFRQNNTASAIHLNNNSFGLGTNQLSLEK; from the exons GAGGAGATGGCACATATCACCTCAAAGTATTGGTTCCGGGGGTGGCTGCTGGAGCCATCATTGGAAAAGGAGGCGAAACGATTGCTCAACTACAAAAAGATACGGGGGCTAGAGTCAAGATGTCCAAATCCCACGACTTTTATCCTG GAACCACGGAAAGAGTGTGTTTAATCACTGGCAGCGTTGACGCGATAATGTCCTGCATGGACTTTATTATGGAAAAGATTCGTGAGAAGCCTGACCTCACGACAAAAACGACAGTTGATTTCGACACTGGAAAAGCTACGGCGGAAAGAGACAAGCAG GTGAAGATTTTAGTGCCCAACAGTACGGCGGGGATGATAATAGGAAAGGCTGGAAATTATATTAAACAGATTAAGGAAGAATCGGGTTCTTACGTACAGATAAGTCAAAAGGCAAAAGATTTGTCCCTGCAAGAACGATGCATCACAGTTATTGGCGAGAAGGAAAATAATCGCAATGCTTTGCTGATGATCCTGGCAAAAGTAGCTGACGATCCACAAAGTGGAACTTGTCTTAATGTTAGTTATGCAGACGTCAGTGGTCCTGTAGCCAATTACAATCCAACCGGAAGTCCTTACGCTCAAGCCCCCACGAGCACTCCAACCTATACCTCCACAGCTGGTATAAACACag TGAGCCTTCTGAATGGCGCCGGTCTTAGCCTGAATTTGAACCTGGGCGCAGCCATAACAACAGGAAATGCGCCAGTGACGACGCAGTTGCTGGAGCATATAAAGCTGAATTTGCGAACGACCGGGTTCACCGAACCGGCTGTGACCGAGATTTTAACCGCAATAGCCACTCTCGCCAAGTACAATATCCTCGGGATGGGCATCGGAATGCCATCCGGCATCAACTACCTCGGAACCCCAATGGACAGTACTACAACTGCCAATGGATCCAACAACAATGGTGGCGTCTTTGGACCGATTGGGACGGTACCAGCTCTTGGCTCGACCTCGCCCACTCCTCGCAACACTCTCGACCGATTTGAGCCATTTGATCCGTTCCGGCAGAACAACACAGCCAGTGCCATCCACCTGAACAACAATTCATTCGGCCTCGGCACAAACCAGTTATCACTC GAAAAATAA
- the LOC117173505 gene encoding RNA-binding protein Nova-1 isoform X4 — MAWAGRKYFYRENWFFPIRLRGDGTYHLKVLVPGVAAGAIIGKGGETIAQLQKDTGARVKMSKSHDFYPGTTERVCLITGSVDAIMSCMDFIMEKIREKPDLTTKTTVDFDTGKATAERDKQVKILVPNSTAGMIIGKAGNYIKQIKEESGSYVQISQKAKDLSLQERCITVIGEKENNRNALLMILAKVADDPQSGTCLNVSYADVSGPVANYNPTGSPYAQAPTSTPTYTSTAGINTVSLLNGAGLSLNLNLGAAITTGNAPVTTQLLEHIKLNLRTTGFTEPAVTEILTAIATLAKYNILGMGIGMPSGINYLGTPMDSTTTANGSNNNGGVFGPIGTVPALGSTSPTPRNTLDRFEPFDPFRQNNTASAIHLNNNSFGLGTNQLSLRSGLFVFP; from the exons ATGGCTTGGGCAGGTCGGAAATACTTTTACCGGGAAAATTGGTTCTTCCCAATTCGCCTCC GAGGAGATGGCACATATCACCTCAAAGTATTGGTTCCGGGGGTGGCTGCTGGAGCCATCATTGGAAAAGGAGGCGAAACGATTGCTCAACTACAAAAAGATACGGGGGCTAGAGTCAAGATGTCCAAATCCCACGACTTTTATCCTG GAACCACGGAAAGAGTGTGTTTAATCACTGGCAGCGTTGACGCGATAATGTCCTGCATGGACTTTATTATGGAAAAGATTCGTGAGAAGCCTGACCTCACGACAAAAACGACAGTTGATTTCGACACTGGAAAAGCTACGGCGGAAAGAGACAAGCAG GTGAAGATTTTAGTGCCCAACAGTACGGCGGGGATGATAATAGGAAAGGCTGGAAATTATATTAAACAGATTAAGGAAGAATCGGGTTCTTACGTACAGATAAGTCAAAAGGCAAAAGATTTGTCCCTGCAAGAACGATGCATCACAGTTATTGGCGAGAAGGAAAATAATCGCAATGCTTTGCTGATGATCCTGGCAAAAGTAGCTGACGATCCACAAAGTGGAACTTGTCTTAATGTTAGTTATGCAGACGTCAGTGGTCCTGTAGCCAATTACAATCCAACCGGAAGTCCTTACGCTCAAGCCCCCACGAGCACTCCAACCTATACCTCCACAGCTGGTATAAACACag TGAGCCTTCTGAATGGCGCCGGTCTTAGCCTGAATTTGAACCTGGGCGCAGCCATAACAACAGGAAATGCGCCAGTGACGACGCAGTTGCTGGAGCATATAAAGCTGAATTTGCGAACGACCGGGTTCACCGAACCGGCTGTGACCGAGATTTTAACCGCAATAGCCACTCTCGCCAAGTACAATATCCTCGGGATGGGCATCGGAATGCCATCCGGCATCAACTACCTCGGAACCCCAATGGACAGTACTACAACTGCCAATGGATCCAACAACAATGGTGGCGTCTTTGGACCGATTGGGACGGTACCAGCTCTTGGCTCGACCTCGCCCACTCCTCGCAACACTCTCGACCGATTTGAGCCATTTGATCCGTTCCGGCAGAACAACACAGCCAGTGCCATCCACCTGAACAACAATTCATTCGGCCTCGGCACAAACCAGTTATCACTC cgATCTGGACTCTTCGTTTTCCCATGA
- the LOC117173505 gene encoding RNA-binding protein Nova-1 isoform X1 gives MAADTGMETCPSPEIADSRKRPLDCDVENGATKRSHYGSGGDGTYHLKVLVPGVAAGAIIGKGGETIAQLQKDTGARVKMSKSHDFYPGTTERVCLITGSVDAIMSCMDFIMEKIREKPDLTTKTTVDFDTGKATAERDKQVKILVPNSTAGMIIGKAGNYIKQIKEESGSYVQISQKAKDLSLQERCITVIGEKENNRNALLMILAKVADDPQSGTCLNVSYADVSGPVANYNPTGSPYAQAPTSTPTYTSTAGINTVSLLNGAGLSLNLNLGAAITTGNAPVTTQLLEHIKLNLRTTGFTEPAVTEILTAIATLAKYNILGMGIGMPSGINYLGTPMDSTTTANGSNNNGGVFGPIGTVPALGSTSPTPRNTLDRFEPFDPFRQNNTASAIHLNNNSFGLGTNQLSLVSKSPTQVDANNKETKKVDIEIAEVIVGAILGPGGRALIEIQHLSGANIQISKKGMFAPGTRNRIVTITGFPNAIGTAQYLIEQRISEEEAKRARHNAIAGMIH, from the exons GAGGAGATGGCACATATCACCTCAAAGTATTGGTTCCGGGGGTGGCTGCTGGAGCCATCATTGGAAAAGGAGGCGAAACGATTGCTCAACTACAAAAAGATACGGGGGCTAGAGTCAAGATGTCCAAATCCCACGACTTTTATCCTG GAACCACGGAAAGAGTGTGTTTAATCACTGGCAGCGTTGACGCGATAATGTCCTGCATGGACTTTATTATGGAAAAGATTCGTGAGAAGCCTGACCTCACGACAAAAACGACAGTTGATTTCGACACTGGAAAAGCTACGGCGGAAAGAGACAAGCAG GTGAAGATTTTAGTGCCCAACAGTACGGCGGGGATGATAATAGGAAAGGCTGGAAATTATATTAAACAGATTAAGGAAGAATCGGGTTCTTACGTACAGATAAGTCAAAAGGCAAAAGATTTGTCCCTGCAAGAACGATGCATCACAGTTATTGGCGAGAAGGAAAATAATCGCAATGCTTTGCTGATGATCCTGGCAAAAGTAGCTGACGATCCACAAAGTGGAACTTGTCTTAATGTTAGTTATGCAGACGTCAGTGGTCCTGTAGCCAATTACAATCCAACCGGAAGTCCTTACGCTCAAGCCCCCACGAGCACTCCAACCTATACCTCCACAGCTGGTATAAACACag TGAGCCTTCTGAATGGCGCCGGTCTTAGCCTGAATTTGAACCTGGGCGCAGCCATAACAACAGGAAATGCGCCAGTGACGACGCAGTTGCTGGAGCATATAAAGCTGAATTTGCGAACGACCGGGTTCACCGAACCGGCTGTGACCGAGATTTTAACCGCAATAGCCACTCTCGCCAAGTACAATATCCTCGGGATGGGCATCGGAATGCCATCCGGCATCAACTACCTCGGAACCCCAATGGACAGTACTACAACTGCCAATGGATCCAACAACAATGGTGGCGTCTTTGGACCGATTGGGACGGTACCAGCTCTTGGCTCGACCTCGCCCACTCCTCGCAACACTCTCGACCGATTTGAGCCATTTGATCCGTTCCGGCAGAACAACACAGCCAGTGCCATCCACCTGAACAACAATTCATTCGGCCTCGGCACAAACCAGTTATCACTCGTAAGTAAGAGTCCTACTCAGGTAGACGCCAACAACAAGGAGACCAAGAAAGTAGATATAGAAATTGCAGAGGTTATAGTGGGAGCTATTCTGGGACCCGGTGGTCGTGCCCTCATTGAGATTCAGCACCTAAGTGGCGCCAACATTCAAATCTCTAAGAAGGGCATGTTTGCGCCTGGTACCAGGAACCGCATAGTGACTATCACGGGTTTTCCCAATGCAATCGGCACTGCTCAATACCTCATCGAGCAGAGGATCAGCGAAGAGGAGGCGAAGCGAGCGCGTCACAACGCCATCGCTGGCATGATTCATTGA